The nucleotide sequence ATATACGCTTGCCCCCTCATTTTCGGGCATTGAGTTGACTAGGGAAGTTGCTATTGCATGTGGCGTGAAACCAAAATTCTGCTGATCGATGACGATAGCGTCCGCCGCCGCGACCTGGCGGTGATCTTGAATTTTCTTGGCGAAGAAAATTTACCCTGCGGTAGCCATGACTGGCAGCAGGCTGTCGGCTCTTTGTCATCAAGTCGTGAAGTGATCTGTGTCCTCATCGGGACGGTCAATGCTCCTGGCGCGCTTGGGGGCTTGCTAAAGCACACTCGCAACCTGGGATGAGTTCCTTCCGGTTTTGTTAATGGGCGATAATTCTTCCATTGACCTGCCCGAAGACCAGCGCCGCCGTGTGCTTTCGTCCCTCGAGATGCCGCCCAGCTACAGCAAGCTGCTCGATTCGCTGCACCGTGCCCAGGTCTATCGCGAGATGTACGACCAGGCCCGCGAGCGCGGTCGTCACCGTGAACCCAACCTGTTCCGCAGCCTTGTCGGCACCAGCCGGGCGATTCAGCACGTGCGCCAGATGATGCAGCAAGTCGCCGACACCGATGCCAGCGTACTGATCCTCGGCGAGTCCGGGACCGGCAAGGAAGTGGTCGCACGTAATCTGCATTACCACTCCAAGCGTCGCGACGCGCCATTCGTGCCAGTCAATTGCGGGGCGATCCCGGCAGAGCTGCTGGAAAGCGAACTGTTCGGCCATGAGAAGGGCGCCTTCACCGGGGCAATCACCAGCCGCGCCGGGCGTTTCGAGCTGGCCAACGGCGGCACGCTGTTCCTCGATGAAATCGGCGACATGCCGTTGCCGATGCAGGTCAAGCTTTTGCGTGTGTTGCAGGAACGCACCTTCGAGCGCGTGGGCAGCAACAAGACCCAGAGCGTCGATGTGCGCATCATTGCGGCGACCCACAAGAACCTCGAAAGCATGATCGAGGTGGGCTCCTTCCGCGAAGACCTGTATTACCGCCTGAACGTATTCCCGATCGAAATGGCGCCGCTGCGAGAGCGTGTGGAAGACATCCCGTTGCTGATGAACGAGTTGATCTCGCGCATGGAGCACGAGAAGCGTGGTTCGATCCGTTTCAATTCCGCGGCGATCATGTCGCTGTGCCGCCATGGCTGGCCGGGCAACGTCCGGGAGCTGGCCAACCTGGTCGAGCGCATGGCGATCATGCACCCGTACGGCGTGATCGGCGTGGTCGAGCTGCCGAAGAAATTCCGCTACGTCGATGACGAAGACGAGCAGTTGGTCGACAGCCTGCGCAATGATCTGGAAGAGCGTGTGGCCATCAATGGTCATACCCCGGACTTCACCGCCAGCGCCATGCTGCCGCCTGAAGGCCTGGATCTGAAGGATTACCTGGGCGGCCTGGAACAAGGGCTGATCCAGCAGGCGCTGGACGACGCCAATGGCATCGTTGCGCGCGCGGCCGAGCGTCTGCGTATTCGTCGCACCACCCTGGTGGAGAAGATGCGCAAGTACGGCATGAGCCGTCGTGAAGGTGATGAACAGGCGGATGATTGACGCCTGTTTTTCAAGTCCTTCATTTTCGGGTGGTTTTTTTTAGGCACGGGTATTGCTAAGTCCCTCGCAACGTTCCGTTTCACTGACGGTCAGCCACGCGAGAGAGCACGATGCCCCAAGCCGCCCAGATGTCTTCTGCCCCTGACACTTCGGGGCACCCGTCGTCCGTAGAGCAGGCGAGCCGGCAAGGCCTCGAGCAGGCCTTTGCGCTGTTCAATCAGATGTCCAGCCAATTGACTGACTCCTACAGCCTGCTGGAAGCCCGGGTCACCGAGCTCAAGGGTGAGCTGGCGGTCGTCAGTGCCCAGCGCATGCAGGAACTGGCGGAAAAAGAACGGCTTGCCAATCGCCTGCAAAACCTCCTCGACCTGTTGCCCGGTGGCGTGATCGTCATCGACGCTCAAGGCATTGTGCGCGAAGCCAACCCGGCGGCCTGCGAACTGCTCGGCCTGCCCCTGGAAGGCGAGCTGTGGCGTCACGTGATTGCCCGCTGTTTCGCTCCGCGCGAAGACGACGGCCATGAAATCTCGCTCAAGGACGGTCGGCGCCTGTCGATCGCCACGCGCTCGCTGGACGCCGAGCCCGGCCAGTTGGTGCTGCTCAACGACCTGACCGAGACCCGCCACCTGCAAGATCAACTGGCGCGCCATGAGCGTCTGTCGTCCCTTGGACGGATGGTCGCCTCGCTGGCCCATCAAATCCGTACGCCGTTGTCCGCTGCGTTGCTGTACGCCAGTCATCTGACCGAGCAGGAACTGCCGGTCGACACGCAGCAGCGCTTTGCCGGACGGCTGAAGGAGCGCCTGCACGAGTTGGAGCATCAGGTGCGCGACATGCTGGTGTTTGCGCGCGGTGAATTGCCGCTGACCGATCGCGTCACGCCGAAGATGTTGTTGCAGTCGCTGCAATCGGCGGCCTCGACCCATGTCCAGGGCCTGCCGGTTCGTTGGCAGTGCGACAGCCATGCCGGCGAGGTGCTGTGTAATCGCGACACTCTGGTGGGGTCCATTCTCAACCTGATCGAGAACGCCATCCAGGCCGGAGCGGGTGACGTTCGCTTGAAAGTCCATCTCTACACCCGCGACAACAACCTGCGGGTCTCGGTCAGCGATAACGGCAGTGGCATTGATCAAAAGGTGCTGGCGCGTCTCGGCGAACCGTTTTTTACCACCAAGGCCACCGGAACCGGTCTGGGCCTGACCGTGGTCAAGGCCGTGGCACGTGCACATCAGGGAGAGTTGCGGTTGCGCTCGCGACCCGGTCGAGGCACATGCGCGCAGGTCGTCCTGCCGCTGTTCACCGGTGAAAGGCTCAGCGCTCAGGGAGCGGAGTGAAGGACATGGCAATCAAGGTTTTACTGGTCGAGGATGACCGCGCGCTACGCGAGGCACTGACCGACACGTTGTTGCTCGCAGGGTATGACTACAAGGCTGTCGGTTCGGCGGAAGAGGCGCTGGAAGCGGTGGGGGGCGAAGCCTTCGGCCTGGTGCTCAGCGACGTCAATATGCCGGGCATGGACGGCCATCAGTTGCTGGGCCTGCTGCGCACCCGTCAGCCGCAACTGCCCGTATTGCTGATGACCGCCCACGGTGCGGTCGAGCGAGCCGTGGACGCCATGCGTCAGGGCGCGGTGGATTATCTGGTCAAGCCGTTCGAGCCCAAGGCCCTGCTGGACCTGGTGGCGCGTCATGCCCTGGGCAGTGCGGGAGCAGTCGATCGTGAAGGTCCTGTGGCGGTCGAGCCGGCCAGTGCGCAATTGCTGGAGCTGGCGGGCAGGGTCGCGCGCAGTGATTCCACGGTGCTGATTTCCGGCGAGTCGGGTACCGGCAAAGAGGTCCTGGCACGCTACATTCATCAGCATTCGCATCGCGCCAGTCAGCCGTTCATCGCCATCAACTGCGCGGCGATTCCCGACAACATGCTCGAAGCGACGTTGTTCGGTCACGAGAAAGGTTCGTTTACCGGTGCCATTGCTGCCCAGGCCGGCAAGTTCGAGCAGGCGGATGGCGGGACCATCCTGCTCGATGAAATTTCCGAAATGCCCCTGGGGCTTCAGGCCAAGCTGCTGCGCGTGTTGCAGGAGCGCGAAGTCGAACGCGTCGGCGCGCGCAAACCGATCACGCTGGACATTCGCGTGGTCGCAACCACCAACCGTGATCTGGCCAGGGAAGTGGCGGCGGGGCGGTTCCGTGAGGACCTGTATTATCGGCTGTCGGTCTTTCCGCTGGCCTGGCGCCCGCTGCGCGAGCGTACCGCCGACATCCTGCCGCTGGCCGAGCGTCTTCTGCTCAAGCACGTCAATAAAATGAAGCATGCGGCGGCAAGGCTGTCGCCCGAGGCCCAGGCGTGCCTGATCGCTTACCCGTGGCCAGGCAACGTGCGCGAGCTGGACAACGCGATTCAGCGAGCGCTGATCCTGCAGCAGGGCGGCTTGATCCAGCCACAGGATTTCTGTCTCGCCGGGCCGGTCGCCTGTGCGCCCTTGCCGGCGGCCTCGCCGTTGCCGGTGCGTGCCGTGGAGATCGAGGCGGAGTCGGCGGGGGCGCTGGAAGACGACCTGCGCCGCCGTGAGTTCCAGATGATCATCGACACGCTGCGCTCCGAGCGCGGGCGCCGCAAGGAGGCCGCCGAGCGCCTGGGCATCAGCCCGCGCACCCTGCGCTACAAACTGGCGCAAATGCGTGATGCGGGCATGGACGTCGAGGCCTATCTGTTCGCCAGCTGATTTCTGCCGGTGGGAGCGAGCCATCCAGGTTGGGGAATTGTTGGTCGCGCCAGCCGAGCTGGCACCCTTGTTGCTAACACCTTTGTATCGCTGAGCGAGTGTCAAAAAAACGCGTGCCGCCACTGAGAGTAGAACATGAGCCAAGGTATTGAATTTAATCGACTGATGCTGGATATGCGTGCCATGCAAATGGACGCCATGTCTGCGCCGAAGTCGACTGCCGTCCCTGAAGTGGCGGGCAGCAGCTTTTCCGACATGCTCGGTCAGGCCGTCAACAAAGTGAACGATACCCAGCAGGCCTCCAGCCAATTGGCCACTGCTTTCGAGATCGGCAAGAGCGGCGTCGATTTGACGGACGTGATGATTGCCTCGCAAAAGGCCAGCGTGTCTTTCCAGGCCTTGACCCAGGTGCGTAACAAGCTGGTTCAAGCCTATCAAGACATCATGCAGATGCCGGTTTAAGGACGAGATTGAGTCATGGCAGAAGCAGTCGCCGATAACGTTCCGGCCAAGGCCACCCCGATAGACGGCAAACCGCCGTTGTTCGGCCTGTCCTTCCTGGAAAACCTCTCCGAGATGACCATGCTGCGTCAGGTGGGCCTGTTGGTCGGCCTGGCTGCGAGCGTGGCGATTGGCTTTGCCGTGGTGTTGTGGTCCCAGCAGCCGGACTACCGGCCTCTGTACGGCAGCCTCGCCGGTATGGACGCCAAGCAGGTCATGGACACCCTGGCTTCCGCGGATATCCCCTATACCGTCGAACCGAATTCCGGCGCCTTGCTGGTCAAGGCCGATGACGTCTCCCGTGCTCGTCTGAAACTCGCGGCGGCGGGCGTGACCACCGGTGACGGCAACATCGGTTTCGAGATTCTCGACAAGGAACAGGGTCTGGGCACCAGCCAGTTCATGGAAGCGACCCGTTATCGTCGCGGCCTGGAAGGTGAGTTGGCGCGGACCATTTCCAGCCTGAACAACGTCAAGGGTGCCCGTGTGCACCTGGCCATCCCGAAAAGCTCGGTATTCGTGCGCGATGAGCGCAAGCCAAGCGCTTCGGTTCTGGTCGAGCTGTACTCCGGTCGTTCGCTGGAGCCAGGCCAGGTGATGGCGATCGTCAATCTGGTGGCGACCAGCGTTCCCGAACTGAGCAAATCGCAGATCACCGTCGTCGACCAGAAGGGCAACCTGCTCTCGGACCAGGCGGAAAACTCCGAACTGACCATGGCCGGCAAGCAATTCGATTACAGCCGCCGCATGGAAAGCATGCTGACCCAGCGCGTGCACAATATCCTGCAGCCGGTGCTGGGTAACGACCGTTATAAAGCCGAAGTGTCCGCCGACGTGGACTTCAGCGCCGTCGAATCGACTTCCGAGCAATTCAACCCGGATCAGCCGGCGTTGCGCAGCGAGCAGTCGGTCAACGAACAACGTACCGCCAGCAACGGCCCGCAAGGCGTGCCGGGTGCCCTGAGCAACCAGCCTCCAGCGCCGGCTTCCGCACCACAGACCACCGGCGGCGCGACCGCGCAGGCTGGCATGGTGCAGCCGGGCCAACCGCTCCTGGACGCCAACGGCCAGCAAATCATGGACCCGGCCACCGGTCAGCCCATGCTGGCACCGTACCCGGCAGACAAGCGTCAGCAATCGACCAAGAACTTCGAACTCGACCGTTCCATCAGCCACACCAAGCAGCAGCAGGGCCGTTTGAACCGCCTGTCGGTGTCGGTGGTGGTGGACGATCAGGTCAAGGTCAACCCGGCCAACGGCGAAACCACCCGTGCGCCATGGAGCGCCGACGAATTGGCGCGCTTTACCCGCCTGGTGCAGGACGCCGTCGGCTTCGATGCCAGCCGTGGCGACAGCGTCAGCGTGATCAACATGCCGTTCTCGGCCGATCGCGGTGAAGTGATTGCCGACATTCCGTTCTACTCCCAGCCCTGGTTCTGGGACATCGTCAAGCAAGTGCTGGGTGTGTTGTTCATCCTGGTGCTGGTGTTCGGCGTGCTGCGTCCGGTGCTCAACAACATCACCGGTGGCGGCAAGGGCA is from Pseudomonas sp. MYb118 and encodes:
- a CDS encoding sigma-54-dependent transcriptional regulator encodes the protein MAIKVLLVEDDRALREALTDTLLLAGYDYKAVGSAEEALEAVGGEAFGLVLSDVNMPGMDGHQLLGLLRTRQPQLPVLLMTAHGAVERAVDAMRQGAVDYLVKPFEPKALLDLVARHALGSAGAVDREGPVAVEPASAQLLELAGRVARSDSTVLISGESGTGKEVLARYIHQHSHRASQPFIAINCAAIPDNMLEATLFGHEKGSFTGAIAAQAGKFEQADGGTILLDEISEMPLGLQAKLLRVLQEREVERVGARKPITLDIRVVATTNRDLAREVAAGRFREDLYYRLSVFPLAWRPLRERTADILPLAERLLLKHVNKMKHAAARLSPEAQACLIAYPWPGNVRELDNAIQRALILQQGGLIQPQDFCLAGPVACAPLPAASPLPVRAVEIEAESAGALEDDLRRREFQMIIDTLRSERGRRKEAAERLGISPRTLRYKLAQMRDAGMDVEAYLFAS
- the fliE gene encoding flagellar hook-basal body complex protein FliE, which gives rise to MSQGIEFNRLMLDMRAMQMDAMSAPKSTAVPEVAGSSFSDMLGQAVNKVNDTQQASSQLATAFEIGKSGVDLTDVMIASQKASVSFQALTQVRNKLVQAYQDIMQMPV
- a CDS encoding PAS domain-containing sensor histidine kinase; protein product: MSSAPDTSGHPSSVEQASRQGLEQAFALFNQMSSQLTDSYSLLEARVTELKGELAVVSAQRMQELAEKERLANRLQNLLDLLPGGVIVIDAQGIVREANPAACELLGLPLEGELWRHVIARCFAPREDDGHEISLKDGRRLSIATRSLDAEPGQLVLLNDLTETRHLQDQLARHERLSSLGRMVASLAHQIRTPLSAALLYASHLTEQELPVDTQQRFAGRLKERLHELEHQVRDMLVFARGELPLTDRVTPKMLLQSLQSAASTHVQGLPVRWQCDSHAGEVLCNRDTLVGSILNLIENAIQAGAGDVRLKVHLYTRDNNLRVSVSDNGSGIDQKVLARLGEPFFTTKATGTGLGLTVVKAVARAHQGELRLRSRPGRGTCAQVVLPLFTGERLSAQGAE
- the fliF gene encoding flagellar basal-body MS-ring/collar protein FliF, with amino-acid sequence MAEAVADNVPAKATPIDGKPPLFGLSFLENLSEMTMLRQVGLLVGLAASVAIGFAVVLWSQQPDYRPLYGSLAGMDAKQVMDTLASADIPYTVEPNSGALLVKADDVSRARLKLAAAGVTTGDGNIGFEILDKEQGLGTSQFMEATRYRRGLEGELARTISSLNNVKGARVHLAIPKSSVFVRDERKPSASVLVELYSGRSLEPGQVMAIVNLVATSVPELSKSQITVVDQKGNLLSDQAENSELTMAGKQFDYSRRMESMLTQRVHNILQPVLGNDRYKAEVSADVDFSAVESTSEQFNPDQPALRSEQSVNEQRTASNGPQGVPGALSNQPPAPASAPQTTGGATAQAGMVQPGQPLLDANGQQIMDPATGQPMLAPYPADKRQQSTKNFELDRSISHTKQQQGRLNRLSVSVVVDDQVKVNPANGETTRAPWSADELARFTRLVQDAVGFDASRGDSVSVINMPFSADRGEVIADIPFYSQPWFWDIVKQVLGVLFILVLVFGVLRPVLNNITGGGKGKQLAGIGSDVELGGMGGLDGELANDRVSLGGPTSILLPSPSEGYDAQLNAIKSLVAEDPGRVAQVVKEWINADE